One stretch of Cedecea neteri DNA includes these proteins:
- a CDS encoding gamma carbonic anhydrase family protein, whose product MSAVLRAFQKTFPKLGERVMVDPTSVAIGDVKLADDVSIWPLVAIRGDVNTVTIGARTNIQDGSVLHVTHKSSYKPEGNPLIVGEDVTVGHKVMLHGCTIGNRVLVGMGSILLDGVVIEDDVMIGAGSLVPQNKRLESGYLYLGSPVKQIRRLTEAELAGLLYSANNYVRWKDEYLAQDSQYQP is encoded by the coding sequence ATGTCTGCGGTACTGCGTGCTTTTCAAAAAACTTTCCCAAAACTGGGCGAACGAGTCATGGTTGATCCCACCAGCGTGGCGATCGGTGATGTAAAACTGGCTGACGATGTCAGTATCTGGCCGTTAGTCGCCATTCGCGGGGACGTAAACACCGTGACGATTGGCGCACGTACCAACATTCAGGATGGAAGCGTTCTTCATGTTACCCATAAGTCTTCTTATAAGCCCGAAGGGAACCCGCTGATCGTTGGCGAAGATGTGACGGTAGGCCATAAGGTTATGCTGCACGGCTGCACGATTGGCAATCGGGTATTAGTCGGTATGGGATCGATCTTGTTGGATGGGGTAGTAATAGAAGATGATGTGATGATTGGCGCTGGCAGCCTGGTACCGCAGAACAAACGTCTGGAGAGCGGTTATCTCTATTTAGGCAGTCCGGTAAAACAGATTCGCCGTCTGACTGAAGCGGAGCTGGCCGGCTTGCTCTACTCCGCTAACAATTATGTCCGCTGGAAAGATGAGTATCTGGCTCAGGACAGCCAGTACCAGCCCTGA
- the tsaC gene encoding L-threonylcarbamoyladenylate synthase type 1 TsaC: MNNNLPEGQLAQIVAALKEQQVIAYPTEAVFGVGCDPDSELAVTRLLELKQRPVEKGLILIAADFDQLKPYINVAVLSEERLSSVFANWPGPVTFVFPALPSTPKWLTGHFDSLAVRVTNHPLVKELCLAYGKPLVSTSANLTGLPPCRTAQEVLQQFGESFPVLMGDTGGRLNPSEIRDALTGELFRQG, encoded by the coding sequence GTGAATAATAACCTGCCTGAAGGCCAGCTCGCGCAGATCGTAGCGGCCCTGAAAGAACAGCAAGTCATCGCTTACCCAACCGAAGCCGTATTTGGCGTCGGTTGCGATCCCGACAGTGAGCTCGCGGTTACCCGTCTGTTAGAACTGAAACAGCGTCCGGTAGAAAAGGGACTTATCCTTATTGCGGCCGATTTTGATCAACTGAAACCTTACATTAACGTCGCTGTATTGAGCGAAGAACGGCTTTCCTCGGTGTTCGCCAATTGGCCTGGGCCAGTTACGTTTGTTTTCCCTGCTTTGCCTTCCACACCAAAATGGCTGACCGGGCATTTTGATTCTCTGGCGGTGCGCGTGACCAATCACCCGCTAGTGAAAGAGCTATGCCTTGCCTACGGTAAACCGCTGGTGTCGACCAGTGCGAACCTTACAGGTCTGCCTCCGTGCCGCACTGCGCAGGAAGTCCTGCAGCAGTTTGGTGAGAGCTTCCCGGTGCTTATGGGAGACACCGGTGGGCGACTGAACCCTTCAGAAATCCGCGATGCCTTAACCGGCGAACTCTTCCGTCAGGGGTAA
- the smg gene encoding DUF494 family protein Smg produces the protein MFDVLMYLFETYIHSEAEMRVDQDKLTSDLTDAGFDREDIFNALVWLEKLADYQEGLTEPMQLAADPLSMRIFTAEESQRLDADCRGFLLFLEQIQVLNLETREMVIERVLALDTAEFELEDLKWVVLMVLFNIPGCENAYQQMEELLFEANEGMLH, from the coding sequence ATGTTCGACGTACTAATGTACTTATTTGAAACCTACATCCACAGCGAAGCAGAAATGCGCGTTGACCAGGATAAGCTGACGAGCGATCTCACCGACGCGGGTTTTGATCGTGAGGACATTTTTAACGCCTTAGTGTGGCTTGAAAAGCTGGCTGACTATCAGGAAGGTTTGACCGAGCCGATGCAGCTTGCTGCGGATCCTCTCTCCATGCGTATTTTCACCGCAGAAGAGAGCCAACGGCTCGATGCGGACTGCCGGGGCTTTTTACTGTTCCTTGAGCAGATTCAGGTGCTAAATCTCGAAACCCGTGAAATGGTTATTGAGCGCGTACTGGCGCTGGATACCGCAGAATTCGAACTGGAAGATCTGAAATGGGTTGTGCTGATGGTGTTGTTCAATATTCCGGGTTGTGAAAACGCCTACCAGCAAATGGAAGAATTACTCTTCGAGGCAAATGAAGGTATGCTGCACTAA
- a CDS encoding amino acid ABC transporter ATP-binding protein codes for MSKMTPQAADTMITLENVNKWYGQFHVLKDINLNVKQGERIVLCGPSGSGKSTTIRCINHLEEHQQGRIVVDGTELNDDLRNIEKVRTEVGMVFQHFNLFPHLTVLQNCTLAPVWVRKMPKKEAEALAMHYLERVRIAEHAHKFPGQISGGQQQRVAIARSLCMKPKIMLFDEPTSALDPEMVKEVLDTMIGLAESGMTMLCVTHEMGFARTVADRVIFMDRGEIVEQAPPEEFFAHPKSERTRAFLSQVIH; via the coding sequence ATGAGTAAAATGACACCGCAGGCTGCCGACACGATGATCACGCTGGAAAACGTGAATAAGTGGTATGGTCAATTCCATGTTTTAAAAGACATTAATCTCAATGTGAAGCAGGGTGAGCGTATCGTATTGTGCGGGCCATCGGGCTCCGGAAAATCCACGACGATTCGCTGTATCAACCATCTTGAAGAGCATCAGCAGGGGCGTATTGTCGTCGATGGAACAGAGCTGAATGACGATCTGCGGAATATAGAAAAAGTCCGTACCGAAGTCGGCATGGTCTTCCAGCACTTTAACCTGTTCCCCCATTTAACCGTCCTGCAGAACTGCACTCTGGCCCCTGTCTGGGTTCGTAAGATGCCTAAGAAAGAGGCCGAGGCGCTGGCGATGCATTATCTCGAGCGAGTGAGAATCGCCGAACACGCGCATAAATTCCCAGGGCAGATATCGGGAGGCCAGCAGCAACGTGTGGCCATTGCCCGCTCACTGTGTATGAAACCCAAAATCATGCTTTTTGACGAGCCAACTTCGGCACTCGACCCGGAAATGGTGAAAGAAGTGTTGGACACCATGATAGGGCTGGCAGAATCCGGCATGACAATGCTCTGCGTCACGCACGAAATGGGTTTTGCCCGCACCGTCGCTGACCGGGTTATCTTTATGGATCGCGGAGAGATCGTAGAACAGGCCCCGCCTGAAGAGTTTTTTGCCCATCCGAAATCAGAAAGAACGCGAGCTTTCTTGTCTCAGGTTATCCATTAA
- a CDS encoding amino acid ABC transporter permease has protein sequence MIKVLKAHSARPTGNSAERVWRWMRKNLFSSWLNTLLTLLCFSLMWVLIPPLLNWAVFQANWVGETRADCTKGGACWVFIHERFGQFMYGLYPHEWRWRINLALIIGLLSVAVMFWKSLPHRGRYIACWAVAYPVVVWWLMYGGFLGLERVETRLWGGLTLTLIVASVGIAGALPLGILLALGRRSRMPVVRVLSIMFIEFWRGVPLITVLFMSSVMLPLFLPEGTTIDKLIRALVGVILFQSAYVAEVVRGGLQALPKGQYEAAESLALGYWKTQGLVILPQALKLVIPGLVNTIIALFKDTSLVIIIGLFDLFSSVQQATVDPAWLGMSTEGYVFAAIVYWIFCFSMSRYSQHLEKRFHTGRTPH, from the coding sequence ATGATTAAAGTTCTGAAGGCGCACAGTGCCCGCCCGACAGGCAACTCTGCAGAGCGAGTCTGGCGCTGGATGCGTAAAAACCTTTTCTCCAGCTGGTTGAATACCCTGCTTACGCTACTGTGTTTCAGCTTGATGTGGGTGCTTATCCCTCCGCTGCTGAACTGGGCAGTTTTCCAGGCGAACTGGGTAGGCGAGACCAGAGCCGACTGCACTAAAGGCGGGGCATGCTGGGTGTTTATCCACGAACGTTTCGGCCAGTTCATGTACGGGCTTTACCCTCACGAGTGGCGCTGGCGAATCAACCTTGCGCTTATCATTGGGCTGCTTTCCGTTGCAGTCATGTTCTGGAAATCGCTCCCTCATCGCGGCCGCTATATTGCCTGCTGGGCAGTAGCTTATCCGGTCGTCGTCTGGTGGCTGATGTACGGTGGCTTTTTAGGTCTGGAACGTGTTGAAACACGTCTCTGGGGCGGCTTAACGCTCACCCTGATCGTGGCATCGGTTGGCATTGCAGGAGCATTACCTCTGGGTATTTTGCTGGCGCTGGGCAGGCGTTCACGCATGCCGGTAGTGAGAGTGCTCTCGATAATGTTTATCGAATTTTGGCGTGGTGTACCGCTGATTACGGTGCTCTTTATGTCTTCGGTGATGCTGCCGCTATTTCTCCCGGAAGGCACCACCATCGATAAACTGATTCGGGCGCTGGTCGGGGTGATTTTGTTCCAGTCTGCCTATGTCGCAGAGGTGGTTCGCGGCGGGCTGCAGGCTTTGCCGAAAGGGCAATATGAGGCAGCGGAGTCACTGGCTCTCGGCTACTGGAAGACGCAAGGATTAGTGATATTACCGCAGGCGCTAAAGCTGGTGATCCCGGGTCTGGTAAACACGATTATTGCGCTGTTCAAAGATACCAGTCTGGTGATCATCATCGGCCTGTTCGATCTGTTCAGTAGCGTCCAGCAGGCAACGGTTGATCCGGCCTGGCTGGGGATGTCGACAGAAGGCTACGTCTTTGCCGCCATCGTCTATTGGATTTTCTGTTTCAGCATGTCGCGCTATAGCCAGCATCTGGAAAAGCGCTTCCACACCGGCCGTACGCCGCACTAA
- a CDS encoding DUF1488 domain-containing protein, which translates to MNQAIQLPDRERWDEERQAVCFPALVNGFQVGCAMASEAIAARFGGNCAEEWLSLFREHRWDIEEEVESLIEDEQEGDQGWYWLS; encoded by the coding sequence GTGAACCAGGCCATTCAGCTCCCGGATCGTGAACGCTGGGATGAAGAACGCCAGGCTGTTTGCTTTCCGGCGTTGGTTAATGGCTTTCAGGTGGGTTGTGCTATGGCCTCGGAGGCAATTGCCGCTCGCTTTGGTGGCAATTGCGCAGAAGAGTGGCTCTCTTTATTCCGGGAGCATCGCTGGGATATTGAAGAAGAAGTCGAAAGCCTTATCGAAGACGAGCAGGAAGGCGATCAGGGCTGGTACTGGCTGTCCTGA
- a CDS encoding amino acid ABC transporter permease, producing the protein MRHHRPAVKADLSFSNPSVRAWLYQIVAISFVIGVAVYLIHNTITNLDSRGITSGFAFLDRAAGFGIVQHLIDYDQGDTYGKVFVVGLLNTLLVSVLCIVFATFIGFFVGLARLSDNWLVRKLSTFYIETFRNIPPLLQIFFWYFAVLRNLPGPRQALDAFSLMYLSNRGLSLPAPVMGEGLLAFSAAVLLALLVSAGLYRYNKMHQMKTGQIRRTWPVAIALIVALPLIAHLIFGAALHWDIPALHGFNFRGGIVLIPELAALTLALSVYTSVFIAEIIRSGIQSVPYGQHEAALSLGLPKQVTLRQVIVPQALRVIIPPLTSQYLNIVKNSSLAAAIGYPDMVSLFAGSVLNQTGQAIETIAITMSVYLVISLVISLLMNVYNRRIALVER; encoded by the coding sequence ATGCGTCATCACCGCCCAGCCGTGAAGGCCGACTTATCTTTTTCTAACCCTTCGGTTCGCGCCTGGCTGTATCAGATAGTCGCCATTAGTTTTGTGATTGGCGTGGCCGTTTATCTGATTCACAACACTATCACCAACCTGGATAGCCGCGGTATTACCTCCGGCTTTGCCTTTCTCGATCGCGCCGCCGGATTTGGCATCGTCCAGCATCTGATTGACTACGATCAGGGGGACACCTACGGAAAAGTCTTCGTTGTGGGGCTCCTGAATACCCTGCTGGTCTCCGTACTCTGTATCGTGTTTGCCACGTTTATTGGCTTCTTTGTGGGCCTGGCACGGCTCTCTGATAACTGGCTGGTGCGTAAGCTTTCTACCTTTTATATAGAGACGTTTCGCAACATCCCCCCGCTGCTGCAAATTTTCTTCTGGTACTTTGCCGTTCTGCGTAATCTGCCGGGCCCACGCCAGGCTTTGGATGCTTTCAGCCTGATGTATTTGAGCAATCGCGGGCTGTCTCTTCCGGCCCCGGTTATGGGGGAAGGCCTGCTGGCATTTTCTGCTGCCGTGCTGCTTGCGCTTCTCGTCTCTGCGGGACTGTATCGCTATAACAAAATGCATCAGATGAAGACCGGGCAAATTCGTCGTACCTGGCCCGTGGCGATCGCGTTGATCGTTGCCCTGCCCCTCATTGCACATTTGATCTTCGGCGCGGCGTTGCATTGGGATATTCCCGCTCTGCACGGCTTTAACTTCCGCGGCGGGATTGTGCTTATCCCTGAACTCGCGGCTTTAACGCTGGCGCTTTCGGTCTATACCTCGGTCTTTATTGCCGAAATCATTCGCTCGGGTATTCAATCGGTCCCTTATGGCCAGCATGAAGCCGCCCTGTCCCTCGGTTTGCCTAAGCAGGTGACGCTGCGGCAGGTGATCGTGCCTCAGGCGCTGAGAGTCATTATCCCGCCATTGACCAGCCAGTATCTGAACATCGTCAAAAACTCCTCTCTGGCGGCGGCGATTGGTTATCCGGATATGGTCTCTCTGTTTGCCGGTAGCGTACTGAACCAGACGGGACAGGCAATCGAAACCATCGCTATCACAATGTCCGTTTATCTGGTTATCAGCCTCGTTATCTCGCTGCTGATGAACGTCTATAACCGCCGTATTGCCCTGGTTGAGCGCTAA
- a CDS encoding type I DNA topoisomerase, with protein sequence MAKSALFSVPKNEPCPQCGAELTIRSGKHGPFLGCSHYPECDYVRPLKSQADGHIVKVLDGQQCPVCQATLVLRQGRFGMFIGCSNYPECEHTEVIDKPDETTIACPQCQKGQLVQRRSRYGKTFWSCDCYPECQFVINFKPVAGICSDCQYPLLIEKKTAQGVKRFCANKQCGKPVTAE encoded by the coding sequence ATGGCCAAGTCAGCACTGTTCTCGGTGCCAAAAAATGAACCCTGCCCCCAATGCGGGGCAGAGTTAACAATACGTTCCGGTAAACACGGCCCATTTTTGGGCTGTTCCCACTACCCGGAATGCGACTATGTTCGCCCGCTAAAGAGCCAGGCCGATGGCCATATAGTTAAAGTGCTTGATGGTCAGCAGTGTCCGGTTTGTCAGGCCACGCTCGTGTTACGTCAGGGGCGTTTTGGCATGTTTATCGGCTGCAGCAACTATCCTGAATGCGAACACACGGAAGTCATTGATAAACCAGATGAGACCACGATAGCTTGCCCGCAATGCCAGAAAGGGCAATTGGTTCAGCGGCGTTCGCGCTACGGCAAAACCTTCTGGTCTTGCGATTGCTACCCGGAGTGCCAGTTCGTCATCAACTTTAAGCCTGTAGCGGGCATCTGCTCTGACTGTCAGTACCCGCTGCTTATTGAAAAGAAAACGGCCCAGGGCGTGAAACGCTTCTGTGCCAATAAACAATGTGGAAAGCCGGTAACGGCGGAATAA
- the def gene encoding peptide deformylase: MAVLQVLHIPDERLRKVAKPVEKVNADIQRIVDDMFETMYDEEGIGLAATQVDIHQRIIVIDVSENRDEQLVLINPELLEKSGETGIEEGCLSIPEQRALVPRAEKVKIRALDREGKTFELEADGLLAICIQHEMDHLVGKLFIDYLSPLKQQRIRQKVEKLDRLKAKA, encoded by the coding sequence ATGGCAGTTTTGCAAGTATTACATATTCCCGACGAGCGCCTTCGCAAAGTCGCTAAACCGGTCGAAAAAGTGAATGCGGACATTCAGCGCATCGTCGATGATATGTTCGAAACAATGTATGACGAAGAAGGTATTGGCCTGGCCGCTACGCAGGTTGATATTCATCAGCGCATCATCGTTATTGATGTTTCTGAAAACCGCGACGAGCAGCTGGTGCTGATTAACCCAGAGCTGCTGGAAAAAAGCGGCGAGACCGGTATCGAAGAAGGCTGTCTGTCTATTCCGGAACAGCGAGCACTGGTGCCACGCGCGGAGAAAGTGAAGATTCGTGCGCTGGACCGTGAAGGTAAAACGTTTGAACTGGAAGCGGATGGTCTGCTGGCTATTTGTATCCAGCACGAAATGGATCACCTGGTCGGTAAACTGTTTATCGATTATCTGTCGCCGCTGAAACAGCAACGTATTCGTCAGAAAGTTGAAAAACTCGACCGTTTGAAAGCGAAAGCTTAA
- the fmt gene encoding methionyl-tRNA formyltransferase, whose product MSDSLRIIFAGTPDFAARHLDALLSSQHQVVGVFTQPDRPAGRGKKLMPGPVKVLAEDKGIPVFQPATLRKAENQQLVADLNADVMVVVAYGLILPQAVLDMPRLGCVNVHGSLLPRWRGAAPIQRSLWAGDAETGVTIMQMDIGLDTGNMLYKLSCPIEAEDTSGTLYDKLAGLGPQGLLDTLQQLADGTAKPEVQDEALVTYAEKLSKEEARINWNLSAAQLERCIRAFNPWPMSWLEIDGQPLKVWRASVISTQANSAPGTIVAASKQGIQVATADGILNLEELQPAGKKAMKAQDLLNSRREWFEPGTVLA is encoded by the coding sequence GTGTCAGATTCTCTGCGTATTATTTTCGCCGGAACCCCCGATTTTGCAGCGCGTCATCTTGACGCGCTGTTGTCTTCTCAGCACCAGGTTGTCGGCGTCTTTACGCAACCAGACCGCCCTGCAGGCCGTGGTAAAAAACTTATGCCAGGCCCGGTAAAAGTGCTGGCTGAAGATAAAGGCATTCCGGTCTTTCAACCCGCTACGCTTCGCAAGGCGGAAAATCAGCAGCTTGTTGCCGATCTCAATGCCGATGTGATGGTTGTGGTTGCCTACGGCCTGATTTTACCGCAGGCGGTGCTTGATATGCCTCGTCTGGGCTGCGTGAACGTACATGGTTCGCTACTGCCACGCTGGCGCGGTGCCGCACCGATCCAGCGTTCTTTATGGGCGGGCGATGCAGAAACTGGCGTCACAATCATGCAAATGGACATCGGCCTCGATACCGGCAATATGCTGTATAAGCTGTCCTGCCCGATTGAAGCAGAAGATACCAGCGGTACGCTGTACGATAAGCTGGCAGGACTTGGTCCACAAGGTCTCCTGGACACGCTTCAACAGTTAGCCGACGGAACAGCCAAACCAGAAGTGCAGGATGAAGCGCTGGTGACCTATGCTGAGAAGCTCAGCAAGGAAGAAGCACGCATCAACTGGAATCTTTCCGCCGCTCAATTGGAACGCTGCATTCGCGCCTTTAACCCGTGGCCAATGAGCTGGCTGGAGATTGACGGGCAGCCGCTGAAAGTCTGGCGTGCTTCGGTCATCAGCACTCAGGCAAACTCGGCGCCCGGCACCATTGTTGCCGCCAGTAAACAGGGCATTCAGGTCGCGACCGCTGACGGCATTCTGAATCTTGAAGAACTGCAGCCCGCAGGTAAAAAAGCCATGAAAGCACAGGATCTCCTGAACTCACGCCGTGAATGGTTTGAGCCTGGAACGGTCCTGGCCTGA
- the dprA gene encoding DNA-protecting protein DprA, translated as MLRTEIWLRLMAVKGLSGDKFLKIAHFLQRSPAIDRASLPGSGLSASECALFNAFDERQLEASLRWLDKPGHYLLTAEDAHYPEQLRAINDYPAALFVAGDPSQLSQNQLAVVGSRNLSDYGERNCRQFCEELAQAGLVITSGLALGIDGVAHRAALSVQGKTIAVLGNGLGSVHPKRHLMLARQIVEQGGAVVSEFPLSCTPWPSNFPWRNRVISGLSRAVLVVEAGERSGSLVTARYAVEQGREVFALPGTIGSPGSEGPHWLIQQGANLARSPQDILDYLSSELHWLPASHNVPIYSPNQQDGALPFPNLLANVGDEVTPVDVVAERAGQPVPETVAQLLELELAGWIAAVPGGYVRLRRACHVRRTNVLI; from the coding sequence GTGCTGCGAACGGAGATTTGGTTACGTCTTATGGCTGTTAAAGGACTAAGTGGTGATAAGTTCCTAAAAATAGCCCACTTCCTGCAACGCAGCCCCGCAATAGATAGAGCAAGCTTGCCTGGCTCGGGATTAAGCGCAAGCGAATGTGCACTCTTTAATGCATTTGATGAGCGTCAGCTTGAAGCCAGTCTCAGATGGCTTGATAAACCGGGGCACTACTTGCTGACGGCGGAAGATGCTCATTACCCGGAACAGCTTCGCGCTATAAATGATTATCCTGCAGCCCTCTTTGTAGCCGGGGATCCCTCGCAACTTAGCCAAAATCAGCTCGCCGTTGTCGGCAGTCGTAATCTCTCCGATTACGGTGAACGCAATTGTCGGCAGTTCTGTGAGGAACTTGCTCAGGCAGGGCTGGTAATAACCAGCGGTCTGGCTTTGGGAATTGACGGTGTTGCTCATCGTGCTGCCCTGAGTGTTCAAGGTAAAACAATTGCCGTGCTGGGTAATGGTTTAGGCAGCGTTCATCCTAAACGCCATCTGATGCTGGCCAGGCAAATTGTGGAACAGGGCGGGGCAGTAGTGTCTGAATTTCCCCTTTCCTGCACGCCGTGGCCATCGAACTTTCCGTGGCGCAATCGTGTCATCAGCGGATTAAGCCGGGCTGTCTTGGTGGTGGAGGCCGGGGAGCGAAGCGGATCTCTGGTTACCGCTCGTTATGCCGTTGAGCAGGGAAGAGAGGTGTTTGCCTTGCCAGGCACGATTGGTAGCCCAGGCAGTGAAGGCCCACATTGGCTGATTCAGCAGGGTGCAAATCTGGCCCGAAGCCCGCAGGATATCCTCGATTATCTGTCCTCTGAACTGCACTGGCTCCCCGCTTCGCACAATGTGCCAATATATTCGCCAAATCAACAAGACGGTGCATTGCCATTTCCCAATCTGTTGGCTAACGTAGGAGATGAGGTTACACCTGTTGACGTCGTCGCTGAACGTGCCGGCCAACCTGTGCCAGAGACGGTAGCTCAGCTACTCGAACTGGAGTTAGCAGGATGGATCGCAGCTGTACCCGGCGGCTATGTCCGATTGAGGAGGGCATGCCATGTTCGACGTACTAATGTACTTATTTGA
- the aroE gene encoding shikimate dehydrogenase, which translates to METFAVFGNPIQHSKSPLIHRLFAGQTGIEHSYGRVLAPLDEFVATLDAFFNEGGRGANVTVPFKEQAFAHADELTERAALAGAVNTLKRLEDGRLLGDNTDGIGLLSDLERLKLIKPGDRILLVGAGGAARGVLLPLLSLDCSVTITNRTFAKAEELATLFHHTGSVNAVAMDKLEGHEFDLLINATSSGIGGEIPALPVSLLSHRVSCYDMFYQKGLTPFLNWAVGHGVVHYADGLGMLVGQAAHAFMLWHGVMPEVAPVIETLKREMTA; encoded by the coding sequence ATGGAAACCTTCGCCGTCTTCGGGAACCCTATTCAACACAGCAAGTCTCCTCTTATTCACCGCCTTTTCGCCGGGCAAACAGGCATTGAGCATTCTTACGGACGCGTGCTTGCTCCGCTGGACGAGTTTGTTGCAACGCTGGATGCTTTCTTTAATGAAGGGGGCAGAGGCGCCAACGTCACGGTGCCTTTTAAAGAGCAGGCTTTTGCCCATGCGGACGAACTGACGGAGCGCGCGGCACTTGCGGGCGCGGTCAATACGCTCAAGCGCCTGGAGGATGGCCGTTTGCTTGGGGACAATACCGACGGTATTGGTTTGTTGAGCGATCTTGAACGATTGAAGCTGATCAAACCTGGCGATCGTATTCTGCTGGTGGGCGCCGGCGGTGCCGCACGTGGTGTTCTGTTACCGCTTCTGTCACTGGACTGCTCGGTTACGATAACTAACCGAACGTTTGCAAAGGCCGAAGAGCTTGCCACGCTCTTTCACCACACGGGCAGCGTTAATGCCGTCGCAATGGATAAGCTCGAAGGGCATGAGTTTGATCTGCTGATCAATGCCACGTCCAGCGGGATTGGCGGCGAAATTCCTGCGTTGCCGGTTTCTCTCCTTTCGCACCGCGTAAGCTGTTATGACATGTTTTACCAGAAAGGACTGACGCCCTTCTTGAACTGGGCCGTCGGGCACGGCGTAGTCCACTATGCGGACGGTTTGGGCATGCTGGTGGGGCAGGCCGCACATGCCTTTATGCTTTGGCATGGCGTTATGCCGGAGGTTGCACCGGTTATTGAAACTTTGAAAAGAGAAATGACGGCGTGA